In Streptomyces sp. NBC_00091, the following proteins share a genomic window:
- a CDS encoding MetQ/NlpA family ABC transporter substrate-binding protein, which produces MSAVSPRRRTALALTTTATALALLLSGCGLGDSDGKRIRVGVSGNSPEWDILAKEAKKEGLIVEPVVFDDYSLPNKALSAGDIELNAFQHLVFLAQSNTENRTDIAPIAATTVVPLGLYSGKHKQLADLPEGASVTLPNDPANQGRGLRVLEQAKVIELKKDAGLFATPDDITANPRHIKITPVNAQQTPRTLKDADAAVINDGVAELAGIDARTALFKDDPASAQAVPYLNVIAARADRKDDPDYAKIVKLYASKAVQDEVRRTSNGTAHHIELPATELRAELARITKQLAR; this is translated from the coding sequence ATGTCTGCTGTATCACCGCGCCGCCGTACCGCGCTCGCCCTCACCACCACCGCAACCGCCCTCGCGCTGCTCCTCTCCGGCTGCGGGCTCGGGGACTCGGACGGCAAGCGCATCCGCGTGGGCGTCTCGGGCAACTCCCCCGAGTGGGACATCCTCGCGAAGGAGGCCAAGAAGGAGGGCCTCATCGTCGAGCCGGTGGTCTTTGACGACTACTCGCTGCCCAACAAGGCGCTCAGCGCCGGCGACATCGAGCTCAACGCCTTCCAGCACCTGGTCTTCCTCGCCCAGTCGAACACCGAGAACAGGACCGACATCGCCCCCATCGCCGCGACCACGGTGGTGCCGCTCGGCCTCTACTCCGGCAAGCACAAGCAGCTCGCCGACCTCCCCGAGGGCGCCTCGGTCACCCTGCCCAACGACCCCGCCAACCAGGGCCGCGGGCTGCGCGTCCTGGAGCAGGCCAAGGTCATCGAACTGAAGAAGGACGCCGGGCTCTTCGCCACCCCCGACGACATCACCGCCAACCCCAGACACATCAAGATCACCCCGGTGAACGCCCAGCAGACCCCGCGCACCCTCAAGGACGCGGACGCCGCGGTGATCAACGACGGGGTCGCCGAACTCGCCGGCATCGACGCCAGGACCGCACTGTTCAAGGACGACCCGGCCAGTGCGCAGGCCGTTCCGTACCTCAACGTGATCGCCGCCCGCGCGGACCGCAAGGACGACCCCGACTACGCGAAGATCGTGAAGCTGTACGCGTCGAAGGCCGTCCAGGACGAGGTCCGCCGCACCAGCAACGGCACCGCCCACCACATCGAGCTGCCCGCCACCGAGCTCCGGGCCGAGCTCGCCCGCATCACGAAGCAGCTGGCACGGTGA